The following proteins are encoded in a genomic region of Candidatus Peregrinibacteria bacterium:
- a CDS encoding nucleoside monophosphate kinase: MKDLILFGMQGSGKGTQGKLLAEKYGYQIFETGAELRKLTEENSELGRKVKDIVQRGDLVPNEIVMEIGDHFLNNTDLSRPVLFDGIPRSLPQKATLDALLEKHERKILGIFLEVDEEEATKRLLLRARSDDNEAAIRRRIENYRKETLPVIEKYESAGILFRTNGLQEVTTVFSEVSEIIEEEGG, from the coding sequence ATGAAAGATCTGATTCTCTTCGGAATGCAAGGTTCGGGGAAGGGAACGCAGGGAAAACTTCTTGCAGAAAAATACGGTTACCAAATTTTTGAAACGGGAGCCGAACTCAGAAAACTTACTGAAGAAAATTCAGAACTCGGGAGAAAAGTGAAAGACATTGTTCAAAGGGGAGATCTTGTGCCGAACGAGATCGTAATGGAAATAGGAGATCACTTTTTAAATAATACCGATCTTTCCCGCCCTGTTTTGTTTGATGGAATTCCTCGAAGTCTTCCACAAAAAGCAACACTCGATGCTCTTCTCGAAAAACACGAGCGGAAAATTCTGGGAATATTTTTAGAAGTTGATGAGGAAGAAGCAACAAAAAGGCTTCTTCTGCGTGCGAGAAGCGATGATAATGAGGCGGCAATTCGAAGACGGATTGAAAATTACAGAAAAGAAACTCTTCCCGTGATAGAAAAATATGAATCAGCTGGAATTCTTTTTCGCACCAATGGTTTGCAGGAAGTTACGACTGTCTTTTCGGAAGTTTCGGAAATTATTGAAGAAGAGGGTGGATAA
- a CDS encoding serine/threonine-protein phosphatase yields MTYRSITFKFLALLLLVSILYGGSALILYTHGKTVPFHFFYLGLLASMLSIFGAFLVFFSAPLFRIVQQIKFLLTGKKYRRIEPSANDEIGIITHFFNKITLSLESISGDIIEKKRLTSEIDVAKKIQNDILPKKAPAIIGLDIVARSRPAAEVGGDSFDFVQQENHTMIYIGDVTGHGVPAGIVMMMVNTLIHAFAKHNMYPYEILTRVNSILFSKVSAEQFMSLVMLRWDENKQKMYFIGAGHEYVLVYRAADKKVERIPSGGIALRMAHDIENFIEEKYLHLDDNDVVLLYTDGITEGRNPVGEMFTIEKLEKAFQANGFRSSAEKIFDAITSEFSDFIGEYVQQEDDITMIVMKKLPAEEKSKKQIKLTIGGLQNASYVKRGKRWDWE; encoded by the coding sequence ATGACGTACCGAAGTATAACATTTAAATTTCTGGCTCTCCTGCTTCTGGTCTCTATTCTCTACGGAGGGAGCGCGCTTATTTTGTACACACATGGCAAAACTGTCCCATTCCACTTTTTTTATCTGGGACTTCTTGCTTCTATGCTCAGTATTTTTGGCGCATTTCTTGTTTTCTTTTCAGCGCCGCTATTTCGAATTGTTCAACAGATTAAATTTCTGCTTACGGGGAAAAAATATCGGAGGATAGAGCCGAGCGCTAACGATGAAATTGGAATTATTACTCATTTTTTTAATAAAATAACCCTGAGTCTCGAGAGTATTTCTGGAGACATCATCGAGAAAAAACGTCTTACCTCAGAAATTGATGTCGCCAAAAAAATTCAGAATGATATTCTTCCAAAAAAAGCTCCAGCGATCATCGGGCTTGATATTGTAGCGAGATCTCGACCGGCAGCGGAGGTAGGAGGAGATTCTTTCGATTTTGTACAACAGGAAAATCACACCATGATTTATATCGGAGATGTTACCGGACATGGAGTCCCAGCAGGAATCGTGATGATGATGGTAAATACGCTTATTCACGCTTTCGCGAAACACAACATGTATCCGTATGAAATTCTTACTCGAGTGAATTCGATCCTCTTCAGTAAAGTTTCCGCAGAACAATTCATGAGTCTTGTGATGCTGCGTTGGGATGAAAATAAACAAAAAATGTACTTCATTGGAGCGGGACACGAATATGTTTTGGTATACCGCGCCGCAGACAAGAAGGTAGAAAGGATTCCCTCAGGAGGAATTGCGCTCCGAATGGCTCATGATATTGAAAATTTTATTGAAGAAAAGTATCTTCATCTCGATGATAATGATGTGGTGCTCCTCTATACCGACGGAATCACAGAGGGAAGAAATCCCGTAGGAGAAATGTTCACGATTGAAAAATTAGAAAAAGCTTTTCAGGCGAATGGATTTCGATCATCCGCAGAAAAAATATTTGATGCTATTACGAGTGAATTCAGCGATTTTATTGGAGAATATGTTCAACAAGAAGATGACATTACGATGATCGTCATGAAGAAACTTCCCGCGGAAGAAAAATCAAAAAAACAAATCAAGCTCACTATCGGAGGACTTCAAAACGCGAGTTACGTCAAAAGAGGAAAGCGATGGGACTGGGAATAG
- a CDS encoding ATP-binding protein, with protein MKTYTLTIPADLSLSSSVREISVRIFEEVGFESGDIFRLKLVLDELYMNAVKYGSVQESTLHITYEVEDRTLRVKIEDEGGEKKVSAEELKKIMEYQRANTDPSKSSGRGLAQITDGWADTFKVWDGKRGGLCIAFSKKILSASEKKNSRKKNASEAPQASLDIPLNIPLKTIAIMGEVDRVTLEEKSAPVNAYISQVSTPQILVLSLGDMTFCNSSFLAKLASWKQGMKAKKGDLVLENVRPEIWEIFELVGLLKVIFATKTKFSETGNFQKTEKE; from the coding sequence ATGAAAACCTATACTCTCACTATTCCGGCCGATCTCAGTCTTTCTTCTTCCGTCCGTGAAATATCGGTCAGAATTTTTGAAGAGGTCGGATTCGAAAGTGGTGACATTTTTCGGTTAAAACTCGTCCTCGATGAACTCTATATGAATGCCGTAAAATATGGTTCTGTTCAGGAATCCACGCTCCACATCACTTATGAAGTAGAAGATCGAACGCTCAGAGTAAAAATTGAAGACGAAGGAGGAGAAAAAAAAGTTTCTGCGGAAGAGTTGAAAAAAATTATGGAATATCAAAGAGCAAATACAGATCCATCAAAGTCTTCAGGAAGAGGTCTCGCACAAATTACTGATGGCTGGGCGGATACATTTAAAGTTTGGGATGGAAAACGTGGAGGACTTTGTATTGCTTTTAGCAAAAAAATTCTTTCTGCCTCGGAGAAAAAAAATTCCAGAAAGAAAAATGCTTCAGAAGCTCCTCAGGCATCACTCGACATTCCGTTGAATATTCCTCTGAAAACAATTGCGATTATGGGCGAAGTAGATCGAGTCACCCTTGAAGAAAAATCTGCTCCTGTAAATGCATATATATCCCAAGTATCAACACCTCAAATTCTCGTGCTGAGTCTTGGAGACATGACGTTCTGTAATTCTTCTTTCCTTGCCAAACTCGCTTCGTGGAAACAAGGAATGAAGGCAAAAAAAGGTGATCTTGTTCTGGAAAATGTACGTCCTGAAATTTGGGAAATTTTTGAACTCGTGGGACTCTTAAAAGTTATTTTTGCCACAAAAACAAAATTTTCAGAAACTGGGAACTTCCAAAAAACGGAGAAGGAATAA
- a CDS encoding glycosyltransferase family 4 protein: MKVLIDLRALQSGNISGVEIYVRHITNILCTSFPNDQFFLWTNSESPLPPDFPEFSFPNSIRIHTSFSNRILLISSALFRRPYIDRLVQKEARKKEKISSSESFDVVFIPDPRPAPSSPKVAKVILVHDLSPLHFARTFSLKTRIWHKFLRLKKEMNESYRICTPSHFTKDDIQKCFHIPGEKITVIGAGVSEYLHPISDPIELDIVRKKYHLPHNFFLSLSTLEPRKNLANLVEAFLRFQRRCDVKNCALVIAGKENPRIFSKIHLQKSSSLIFSGFIDEEDKSVLYSAAKAFIMPSFFEGFGLPVLEAMACGTPILSSNASSLPEVYGDAALSFDPSSVTEISRAIETIYCNRNAQKELSQKALRRSHLENFSWKTVGRKLMHIFEEARSQQSVVRN, from the coding sequence ATGAAAGTTCTTATTGATCTTCGGGCGCTTCAAAGCGGAAATATTTCCGGAGTGGAAATCTACGTTCGGCATATCACAAATATTCTCTGTACATCGTTCCCGAATGATCAATTTTTTTTATGGACGAATTCAGAGAGCCCACTTCCACCAGATTTCCCCGAATTTTCTTTTCCAAATAGCATTCGAATTCACACTTCTTTTTCAAACAGGATTCTCCTCATATCTTCTGCGCTTTTCCGAAGACCATATATTGATCGACTCGTACAAAAAGAAGCCAGGAAAAAAGAAAAAATTTCTTCATCAGAATCCTTTGATGTCGTTTTTATCCCAGATCCGCGCCCCGCTCCTTCTTCCCCAAAAGTTGCCAAGGTTATTCTCGTCCATGACCTCAGTCCTTTGCACTTTGCGCGCACTTTTTCATTGAAAACCCGAATCTGGCATAAATTTCTCCGGCTGAAGAAAGAGATGAATGAATCTTACCGAATTTGTACTCCATCACATTTCACAAAAGACGACATTCAAAAATGTTTCCATATTCCCGGAGAAAAAATTACCGTCATTGGAGCTGGGGTTTCCGAGTATCTTCATCCGATTTCCGATCCCATTGAGCTTGATATTGTTCGAAAGAAATATCATCTCCCACATAATTTTTTTCTTTCACTTTCCACTTTAGAACCACGAAAAAATTTAGCGAATCTTGTAGAAGCTTTTTTGCGTTTTCAGAGGCGATGTGATGTAAAAAATTGTGCACTTGTGATCGCAGGAAAAGAAAATCCTCGTATATTTTCTAAAATTCATCTTCAGAAATCATCTTCTCTTATTTTTTCTGGTTTTATAGACGAGGAGGATAAGTCAGTTCTTTATTCTGCAGCAAAGGCATTCATTATGCCTTCGTTTTTTGAAGGATTTGGTCTTCCCGTTCTCGAGGCAATGGCCTGCGGGACTCCTATTCTCTCCTCAAATGCATCTTCTCTTCCTGAAGTCTATGGGGATGCTGCTCTTTCTTTTGATCCTTCTTCCGTTACGGAAATTTCCCGTGCGATAGAAACCATCTACTGCAATCGAAATGCACAAAAAGAACTTTCTCAAAAAGCGCTTCGCCGATCCCATCTTGAGAATTTTTCTTGGAAAACTGTAGGGAGAAAACTCATGCACATTTTTGAAGAAGCCAGGAGTCAGCAGTCAGTTGTCAGGAATTAG
- a CDS encoding pyridoxal phosphate-dependent aminotransferase: protein MASSVNTPLGFDIEKTPPFLAFRILRNRAIEYCGESNVLDLSQGEPGYGFAPNVRSREFYAFLLLLDVEFNNNETEAHFANLPEKDLPRILGRIQKVAHENYIPEKAEKVLRDFGIFVDTLLKVTKEQKMKFEKFDILYDILKYAIPSGGRYPNPWGEPLVRAATANAYRHLLGIDVENDDIMLISGASHGIGTVFKSLGEEGIGFLQKGDLMLITSPVYAPYNKIIEDRGIKVFSLSVDPETGKVAPKSLEELSHVSERIKAMVLINPNNPTGFPYGDDLLSAIGKAAEKHNSLIITDEVYLQFFDQAKSILSLPSTRKRTIYISSISKTERATGIRFGVFLLLKEAREYISQNILGKDVLREFQDIQWLLYMAKSPGGKTLGAFQHITGIPGPSQILGLCHIILGGEERKKYFADLRKKVKIFYETLGMKHQGNCYYGMFDMKNLESPEKSKLSVEQKYAEIAERGVVLMPGNLFFSEEDRAKKDCTSYFRVSLPNLSFENTKKAAEILRKYLSE from the coding sequence ATGGCTTCCTCCGTCAATACTCCATTGGGTTTTGACATTGAAAAGACTCCTCCGTTCCTCGCATTTCGTATCCTTCGCAATCGAGCAATCGAGTACTGCGGAGAGTCGAATGTTCTTGACCTCTCTCAAGGAGAGCCGGGATATGGATTTGCTCCGAATGTACGATCGCGAGAGTTTTATGCTTTTTTGCTGCTGCTTGATGTTGAATTTAATAACAATGAAACTGAGGCGCATTTTGCAAATTTACCTGAAAAAGATTTGCCCAGAATTTTGGGCCGAATTCAAAAGGTCGCTCACGAAAATTATATTCCTGAAAAAGCTGAGAAAGTTCTTCGCGATTTTGGTATTTTCGTTGACACACTCCTCAAAGTTACAAAAGAGCAAAAAATGAAATTTGAAAAATTTGATATCCTTTATGATATTTTAAAGTACGCAATTCCATCGGGAGGAAGATATCCAAATCCATGGGGAGAACCTCTTGTTCGCGCTGCTACAGCAAATGCATATCGTCATCTTCTCGGAATCGATGTAGAAAATGATGATATTATGCTTATTAGCGGAGCTTCTCATGGGATTGGAACCGTTTTTAAGTCTCTCGGCGAAGAGGGAATCGGATTTCTGCAAAAAGGTGATCTGATGCTCATTACTTCGCCCGTGTATGCCCCGTACAACAAAATTATAGAGGACAGAGGAATTAAAGTGTTTTCCCTCTCTGTAGATCCAGAAACAGGAAAAGTTGCCCCTAAGAGTCTCGAGGAACTTAGTCACGTTTCTGAACGAATAAAGGCAATGGTTCTCATCAATCCTAATAACCCGACCGGGTTTCCTTATGGGGATGATCTCCTCTCTGCAATTGGAAAAGCTGCAGAAAAACATAATTCTCTCATTATTACTGATGAAGTCTACCTTCAGTTTTTTGATCAGGCGAAAAGCATTCTTTCACTTCCCTCTACAAGAAAACGAACAATCTATATTTCTTCTATTTCTAAAACAGAACGCGCAACCGGTATCAGGTTTGGAGTATTCCTCCTCCTCAAAGAAGCTCGAGAATACATTTCTCAGAATATTCTTGGGAAAGATGTTTTGAGAGAGTTCCAGGACATTCAATGGCTTCTTTATATGGCGAAATCTCCGGGAGGAAAGACACTTGGGGCATTTCAACATATTACGGGAATCCCAGGACCATCGCAGATCCTTGGTCTTTGTCACATCATTCTTGGCGGCGAAGAGCGAAAAAAATACTTTGCTGACCTCCGAAAAAAAGTCAAAATTTTTTATGAAACTCTCGGGATGAAACACCAGGGAAATTGTTATTACGGAATGTTTGATATGAAAAATTTGGAGAGTCCTGAAAAATCGAAATTGTCCGTGGAACAAAAATATGCAGAAATTGCTGAACGTGGAGTTGTGCTCATGCCAGGAAATCTCTTTTTCTCCGAAGAAGATCGTGCAAAAAAAGATTGTACGTCGTATTTTCGGGTTTCACTCCCAAATCTCAGCTTTGAAAATACAAAAAAAGCCGCAGAAATACTTCGCAAATACTTGAGCGAATAA
- the queD gene encoding 6-carboxytetrahydropterin synthase QueD encodes MFLVTKEFTFDAAHYLPKYHGKCENLHGHTYKLQVSVRGDTLQDGLAFDFVKLKEIVQKEIVDVCDHKLLNDFIENPSAENMCVYIWEKLSEKSLLGERLFELKLWETPTSLVTYSAPKTQNF; translated from the coding sequence ATGTTTTTAGTGACAAAAGAATTTACTTTTGATGCAGCTCATTACCTTCCCAAGTATCATGGAAAGTGTGAAAATCTCCATGGTCATACGTATAAACTTCAGGTAAGCGTTCGCGGAGATACGCTTCAAGACGGACTCGCATTTGACTTTGTAAAACTCAAAGAGATTGTTCAAAAAGAAATTGTCGACGTGTGCGATCACAAACTCCTCAATGATTTTATCGAGAATCCTTCTGCTGAAAATATGTGTGTATACATTTGGGAGAAGCTTTCCGAAAAATCTCTTCTGGGAGAAAGACTTTTTGAGCTGAAGCTCTGGGAGACTCCAACGTCTTTGGTGACATATTCCGCACCAAAAACACAAAATTTTTAA
- a CDS encoding thioredoxin domain-containing protein yields MKKYLWIVALFFLGTLSSCGGTASNFPIPEDKVLLEDFSDIECPYCAQFHPIVDKIRKDFPDDVVVRFVHFPLDQHKNAFHAAEAAECARDQGEEKFWDFLREQYKRQTSLGDSTYLEIASEMGMEKSEFEACLSSGSKADIIRQNIREGVQRGVRGTPTAFLDKTQIDDKRFEAIVKKIQSLLKEKLSTLKEGSPAL; encoded by the coding sequence ATGAAAAAATATCTTTGGATCGTTGCCCTTTTCTTTTTGGGAACGCTTTCTTCGTGCGGAGGCACAGCGAGCAATTTCCCAATTCCTGAAGATAAAGTCCTTCTTGAGGACTTCTCGGATATAGAATGTCCATATTGTGCTCAGTTTCACCCTATTGTCGACAAAATACGGAAAGACTTCCCCGATGATGTTGTTGTTCGTTTCGTGCATTTCCCCCTCGATCAACACAAAAATGCCTTTCATGCCGCTGAAGCTGCCGAATGCGCTCGGGATCAAGGAGAAGAGAAATTTTGGGACTTTCTCAGAGAACAGTATAAACGCCAAACATCGCTTGGAGATTCTACATATTTAGAAATAGCGAGTGAAATGGGAATGGAAAAGTCGGAATTTGAAGCATGTCTTTCTTCCGGAAGTAAAGCCGACATAATTCGTCAAAACATTCGTGAGGGTGTTCAAAGAGGCGTACGCGGAACCCCAACGGCATTCCTTGATAAAACCCAAATTGATGATAAGAGATTTGAAGCCATTGTCAAAAAAATTCAAAGTCTGCTCAAGGAAAAACTGTCAACCCTAAAAGAAGGCTCTCCTGCATTGTAA